The proteins below are encoded in one region of Cytophagales bacterium:
- a CDS encoding helix-turn-helix transcriptional regulator codes for MNYFSKNLKALRAENNLSQVEFGLLFGLSKSNINSYENGAFPKLEKFIQMMDYFNLDPSKFVTQDMERSSVSRGDETEGEERSMVHDQFVESGVSTADQFQYLEGYSKEQIAEIYIKLYKTKERLLKENTDLKEKYIELLEKNQKAD; via the coding sequence TTGAACTACTTTAGTAAGAACCTGAAGGCACTACGCGCCGAGAACAACCTTTCACAAGTAGAGTTTGGGCTATTATTTGGTCTGAGTAAGTCCAATATAAACTCCTACGAAAACGGGGCATTTCCTAAACTGGAGAAGTTTATCCAGATGATGGATTACTTCAACCTAGACCCAAGCAAGTTTGTTACCCAGGATATGGAAAGAAGTTCTGTATCACGAGGTGATGAAACAGAAGGGGAAGAACGAAGCATGGTTCACGATCAATTTGTGGAAAGCGGAGTATCAACTGCTGATCAATTCCAATACCTGGAGGGCTACAGTAAAGAACAAATTGCTGAGATCTATATCAAGCTGTACAAGACAAAAGAGCGCCTGTTAAAAGAAAACACGGACTTGAAAGAAAAGTACATCGAATTACTGGAGAAGAACCAAAAAGCTGACTAG
- a CDS encoding site-specific integrase: MNNTFSVLFWFLSNRISKKTGEAPIMARITVNGKRAEISTGKKVIPEKWNVSAGRVRGTGEQARIINRHLDKMRVKLDKIHDRLQEEDQFISAQSIKNIYLGKTNKQHSLLELFRHHNSQMKAQLGKEYSQGTLERYETTLKHLERFIKHQYQRDDYMLRELKYAFIADFEFYLKSVKNIGHNTTMKYLSYFKKIVFLALKNEWIERDPFARFEMTLKEVKKGYLTKEELSDLYQKEFQVERLEQVRDIFLFCCYTGLAYADVKKLTPEHISKGLDGEYWIFVERTKTGSSSNVPLLPQASELMEKYQDHPETVNSGHLLPVISNQKMNAYLKEIANLCGITKNITFHMARHTFATTVTLSNGVAIETVGNMLGHKNLKTTQVYAKVVQEKVSEDMKALKEKLGGTGFGRATNQ, encoded by the coding sequence ATGAACAACACTTTCAGCGTTCTCTTTTGGTTTCTCAGTAACCGCATCAGTAAAAAGACAGGTGAAGCGCCAATCATGGCCAGAATCACCGTAAATGGCAAGAGAGCGGAAATATCAACTGGTAAAAAGGTAATACCTGAGAAATGGAATGTGAGCGCCGGAAGGGTGAGAGGTACAGGCGAACAAGCCAGGATCATCAATCGGCACCTGGATAAGATGCGAGTAAAGTTGGATAAGATCCATGATCGACTGCAGGAGGAAGATCAATTCATATCTGCTCAGAGCATCAAAAACATTTACCTGGGTAAAACGAATAAGCAACACTCACTACTTGAACTCTTCAGGCATCATAACAGTCAAATGAAAGCTCAATTGGGGAAAGAGTATTCCCAGGGTACTTTGGAGCGATATGAGACGACTCTGAAGCACTTAGAACGATTCATTAAGCATCAGTACCAAAGAGACGACTATATGCTGAGAGAACTAAAGTATGCATTCATAGCAGACTTTGAGTTCTACCTCAAATCAGTGAAGAACATTGGCCACAATACCACGATGAAATACCTGAGCTATTTCAAGAAGATCGTGTTCCTAGCATTGAAGAATGAGTGGATCGAGCGTGATCCATTCGCAAGGTTTGAAATGACACTGAAGGAAGTCAAGAAAGGCTACCTAACCAAAGAGGAGCTTTCGGACTTGTACCAAAAGGAATTCCAGGTAGAGCGATTGGAGCAGGTAAGAGATATCTTCCTCTTTTGCTGCTACACGGGTTTGGCTTATGCCGATGTGAAGAAACTTACACCTGAACATATCTCTAAGGGGCTGGATGGTGAGTACTGGATATTTGTCGAAAGAACGAAAACGGGATCTTCCTCTAATGTGCCTTTGTTACCCCAGGCTAGTGAGCTCATGGAGAAATACCAGGACCACCCAGAAACCGTAAACTCTGGTCATTTGCTACCAGTGATCTCAAACCAAAAAATGAATGCTTATCTGAAAGAGATCGCGAACCTATGCGGGATCACCAAGAACATTACGTTCCACATGGCCCGGCACACTTTCGCAACGACAGTCACGCTTTCAAATGGTGTAGCGATTGAAACGGTCGGAAATATGTTAGGTCACAAGAATTTGAAGACTACCCAGGTCTATGCGAAGGTTGTCCAGGAGAAAGTAAGCGAGGACATGAAAGCGCTGAAAGAGAAGCTTGGCGGGACGGGCTTTGGTAGAGCTACTAATCAATAA
- a CDS encoding tetratricopeptide repeat protein: MEKILLTSISVVLCLYLTMVKLSAMDYQTTREKVKELRKSNPEKAIITIEEVLDEQVITALERAELNYLQGEIYYFELSDKENALGQFYNALKHFRLAKIPKREYDCLVAIALSFHNLFHYDLAVSYFEEALNVSGLDTLGIKRAEYNLARTLRTQKKYSRAEIILKQLCSFYETTNNLGRLYSSKTALALNYLDSGAYGESLRLYNDVLDYAEFNNDQSRKSRAINSIGFIKLKQNEFKEAEEFLLRGLELKKESANQQTLLVSYLNLGELYTELQKPAQALKYYQLGSELDPSAVNHLNFIEALDQLILISKDQNDLASVVKYHEQIAEIQGPYVALNERLEQMHARYRAERVKYMHDQLELKDQLIQSQNRNIIIGIILFVVTIIAAVVVIIQQRKRAVDKSLRAWLMEKNKLLYFIAGRYKLDLKEVQKELENR, from the coding sequence ATGGAAAAGATACTTCTTACCTCTATCAGTGTGGTTCTGTGCTTATACTTGACTATGGTCAAGTTATCGGCTATGGATTATCAAACAACTAGAGAAAAAGTAAAAGAACTACGCAAATCAAACCCCGAAAAAGCAATTATAACAATTGAGGAAGTACTAGACGAGCAGGTTATAACTGCTTTAGAAAGAGCTGAATTGAATTACTTACAAGGTGAAATTTACTACTTCGAATTATCCGATAAAGAGAATGCCTTGGGGCAATTTTATAATGCTTTAAAACACTTCAGGTTAGCTAAAATTCCAAAAAGAGAATACGACTGCCTAGTCGCCATTGCCCTATCATTTCACAACCTGTTTCATTACGATTTAGCAGTGAGTTATTTTGAAGAAGCATTAAATGTAAGTGGCTTAGACACATTAGGAATAAAGAGGGCCGAATACAACCTGGCAAGAACTCTTCGAACTCAAAAGAAATATAGCCGAGCTGAAATTATTCTAAAGCAACTCTGCAGTTTCTATGAAACGACAAACAACCTGGGAAGGCTCTATTCTTCAAAAACTGCCCTGGCACTTAATTATTTAGATAGTGGAGCTTACGGTGAATCCTTACGGCTGTATAATGACGTACTAGATTATGCTGAATTCAATAATGACCAATCAAGAAAAAGCAGAGCTATCAACAGCATTGGATTTATTAAACTGAAGCAAAATGAATTCAAGGAGGCCGAAGAATTTCTATTGAGAGGGTTAGAGTTGAAGAAAGAATCAGCTAACCAACAAACCTTACTGGTCAGCTATCTCAATCTTGGGGAATTATATACCGAATTACAGAAACCAGCACAGGCTTTAAAGTATTATCAGTTAGGGAGTGAATTAGATCCTTCGGCAGTTAATCACTTGAATTTCATTGAGGCATTGGATCAGCTTATTCTCATTTCTAAGGATCAAAACGATCTGGCATCTGTTGTTAAGTATCACGAACAGATAGCTGAAATCCAGGGACCATACGTAGCGCTCAATGAACGCTTAGAGCAAATGCATGCTCGTTACCGCGCCGAACGAGTAAAGTACATGCATGACCAGCTGGAGTTAAAAGATCAATTGATTCAATCCCAGAATCGAAATATCATTATTGGGATCATACTGTTTGTAGTTACCATCATAGCCGCAGTGGTTGTGATCATTCAGCAGCGGAAGAGAGCAGTAGATAAAAGTCTTCGTGCCTGGCTCATGGAAAAGAATAAGTTGCTTTACTTCATTGCCGGCCGCTACAAACTCGATCTGAAAGAGGTTCAAAAGGAATTAGAAAATCGCTAG
- a CDS encoding TonB-dependent receptor, with amino-acid sequence MKRIFTRAFFSLLVCMHTISFVHAQGTQLSGSVTDANTGEPLLGVNILVKGTVLGTITNLQGDFNLSVQSAPPLTLVISSVGYEQKEIEITNAATTSLDIQLTESVLLGQEVVVSASRVEESTLRSPVSIQRMDILDIQNNASTDFYDALKNLNGVDFSTQSLTFKSVNARGFGSNGNTRFVQLIDGIDNQAPGLNFPVGNVVGIGELDLESVEMIPGPASALYGPNALQGILLMQSKSPFEYQGLSAYSKLGVNHIDNEDDDASLYQDWGIRYAKAFNNKFAFKLTGSYLRANDFVGVDVRDQSGLGVARNTELGLNANNNPLYDGVNTYGEFNIDVGTVADIVINGDDPALAASVGAIRSLLPDGARGAFAPSGFLENSFVDNTTESIKFGAGLHYRISDKVEALVQYNWGSGSTVYTANDRFVLDDFVIWTGKVELKASNWFLRAYTTQENSGDSYAANTVTQRINQQFYLPTYFGAYTGALQADLTASAAELHAIAKAVTEDARVNGNTALGVPAWEAGTPAFNEAFNRIRGISIADGGALFLDKSNMYHYEGSYNFENEIDWIDIVAGANFRNFNLNSEATLFALEDNGDEISYTEWGTYVQLKKSLANDALNLQASLRYDKNEFFTGQFSPRFSAVYEVAPDHNIRGSFQRGFRIPTTQDNFIDLDVVSRRLIGSARFLLNRYNLIGGGNASASYLASDLAAVAAGELSIDQLTPEATRLMEQDFTTEKVNTIEGGYRGLFADGRLLIDGFYFYNIYQDFIAEITPVQAYQLGTGDIRTQLQTPIAGFDATTAEGKAAILNGTVATQAYGVDINADGNVRSQGWGLSAEYTLNGGYALKGNVSYNELISQQDLLDQGFIASFNTPQYKYNLGFGNRKVTDNFGFNVAWRWQEAFLWESSFGTAVIPAFGTLDAQVSYKLPDLKTVVKIGGSNVLNERFTTSFGNPRQGAIFFIQLNFDEFLN; translated from the coding sequence ATGAAAAGAATATTTACGAGGGCTTTCTTTTCCCTATTAGTATGCATGCATACTATTTCGTTCGTACACGCGCAAGGCACACAACTGTCCGGCAGTGTTACGGATGCTAATACGGGTGAGCCATTGCTGGGAGTGAACATCCTGGTAAAAGGTACTGTATTGGGAACCATCACTAATCTCCAGGGAGATTTTAATCTTTCCGTTCAATCCGCACCACCTCTTACACTGGTCATCAGTAGTGTAGGGTATGAGCAGAAAGAAATTGAGATAACAAATGCGGCAACTACTTCACTTGATATTCAATTGACTGAATCTGTTCTGCTTGGACAAGAAGTAGTAGTTTCAGCATCTCGTGTTGAGGAGAGTACCTTGAGATCTCCGGTATCTATTCAGCGAATGGATATCCTCGACATTCAGAACAATGCTTCTACTGATTTTTATGATGCCTTGAAAAACCTGAATGGGGTTGATTTTAGTACTCAGAGTTTGACTTTTAAGTCTGTCAACGCACGTGGATTCGGTTCCAATGGTAACACAAGATTTGTACAGTTAATCGATGGTATCGATAATCAGGCGCCTGGTTTGAACTTCCCCGTGGGTAACGTGGTAGGTATCGGCGAACTGGATCTGGAAAGTGTAGAAATGATCCCTGGACCTGCTTCGGCACTCTACGGTCCAAACGCTTTACAAGGTATTCTTTTGATGCAGAGTAAGAGTCCATTCGAGTACCAAGGCCTTTCCGCTTACAGTAAATTAGGTGTAAACCACATTGACAATGAAGATGACGATGCTTCCCTTTATCAAGATTGGGGCATTCGTTACGCAAAGGCTTTTAATAACAAGTTTGCCTTCAAATTGACTGGATCGTATTTAAGAGCTAATGATTTTGTAGGGGTAGACGTACGCGATCAGAGTGGTTTAGGTGTAGCAAGAAATACGGAGTTAGGCTTGAATGCCAATAATAACCCATTATACGATGGCGTAAACACCTATGGTGAGTTCAATATCGATGTAGGAACTGTGGCTGATATTGTGATCAATGGAGATGATCCTGCATTAGCTGCTTCTGTTGGTGCAATTAGAAGCTTGCTTCCTGATGGTGCAAGAGGTGCTTTTGCTCCTTCCGGATTCCTTGAAAATTCTTTTGTTGATAATACTACGGAGAGTATCAAATTCGGTGCTGGCTTACATTATCGTATCAGTGATAAAGTTGAGGCGCTGGTACAGTATAACTGGGGTAGTGGTAGTACAGTATATACGGCTAACGACCGATTCGTTCTTGATGATTTCGTGATCTGGACTGGTAAAGTTGAGTTGAAGGCTTCTAACTGGTTCTTGAGAGCTTATACGACTCAGGAAAATAGTGGTGATAGCTATGCAGCTAACACGGTTACTCAACGAATCAATCAGCAGTTTTACTTACCAACTTATTTCGGAGCTTACACGGGCGCATTGCAGGCGGATTTGACTGCTAGTGCTGCTGAGCTTCATGCGATCGCTAAAGCGGTTACTGAAGATGCACGAGTTAATGGAAACACAGCACTGGGTGTACCTGCCTGGGAAGCTGGAACACCTGCATTTAACGAAGCATTCAATAGAATCAGAGGCATCTCTATAGCTGATGGTGGTGCTTTGTTCCTGGATAAATCCAATATGTATCACTACGAGGGTAGCTACAACTTTGAAAATGAAATAGATTGGATCGATATAGTAGCTGGAGCCAACTTCAGAAACTTCAACCTGAACTCTGAAGCGACCCTATTTGCTTTGGAAGACAATGGTGATGAAATCTCTTACACGGAGTGGGGAACGTATGTTCAGTTGAAGAAATCATTGGCTAACGACGCTCTGAACCTTCAGGCTTCATTGAGATATGATAAAAACGAATTCTTCACTGGTCAGTTTTCACCGCGTTTTAGTGCGGTTTACGAAGTAGCACCTGATCACAACATTCGAGGTTCATTCCAACGTGGTTTCCGTATTCCTACTACTCAGGATAACTTTATTGATCTTGATGTGGTATCAAGACGTTTGATCGGTAGCGCGCGATTCTTGTTGAATCGATATAATCTGATCGGTGGAGGGAACGCTTCTGCTTCCTATCTGGCATCTGACTTGGCGGCGGTAGCGGCTGGAGAACTTTCAATTGATCAATTGACCCCTGAAGCCACTCGATTGATGGAGCAGGATTTCACCACTGAGAAAGTGAATACGATTGAAGGTGGATATAGAGGTCTGTTTGCAGATGGTCGTTTACTAATTGATGGGTTCTATTTCTATAATATCTATCAGGACTTCATCGCTGAAATTACTCCGGTGCAAGCTTATCAGCTCGGAACAGGTGATATTCGTACGCAACTTCAAACACCAATTGCTGGATTTGATGCAACTACGGCGGAAGGAAAGGCGGCGATCCTTAATGGAACTGTTGCTACGCAAGCTTACGGTGTAGATATCAATGCAGACGGTAACGTTCGTTCACAAGGTTGGGGATTGAGTGCCGAATACACTTTGAATGGTGGTTATGCGTTGAAAGGAAACGTATCATACAATGAATTGATTTCTCAGCAGGACTTGTTGGATCAAGGCTTTATTGCTTCTTTTAACACACCTCAATACAAATACAATCTTGGATTTGGTAACAGGAAAGTAACTGATAATTTCGGGTTTAATGTAGCCTGGAGATGGCAGGAAGCATTCCTTTGGGAATCTTCATTCGGAACTGCTGTTATTCCAGCATTCGGAACCTTGGATGCGCAGGTATCTTACAAACTTCCTGATTTGAAAACAGTTGTTAAGATCGGTGGTTCGAACGTATTGAATGAGCGTTTCACTACTTCATTCGGAAACCCTCGTCAAGGGGCGATCTTCTTTATCCAATTGAATTTTGACGAATTCTTGAACTAA
- a CDS encoding helix-turn-helix transcriptional regulator, producing MNYFSKNLKTLRAELQLSQVEFGLLFGLSKSNINSYENGAFPKMEMFIGMMDHFNLDPSKFVTLDMTRHAVYRDHDAESTDMSILHDHFVQSAVSEADQFRYLKDFSKKQLRAIFIKVFRTKESLLKENLDLKEKYIALLESRRTMS from the coding sequence TTGAACTATTTCAGTAAAAACCTCAAAACGCTACGTGCAGAGCTACAACTTTCGCAAGTGGAATTTGGTCTGTTGTTTGGTCTGAGTAAGTCGAATATCAACTCTTATGAAAACGGAGCTTTCCCGAAGATGGAAATGTTCATCGGGATGATGGATCACTTCAATTTGGACCCCAGCAAATTTGTGACCCTAGACATGACAAGGCATGCTGTATATCGTGACCATGATGCGGAATCAACTGATATGAGCATCTTGCATGATCATTTTGTACAAAGTGCCGTTTCGGAAGCTGATCAGTTTAGGTACTTGAAAGACTTCTCAAAAAAACAACTAAGAGCGATTTTCATTAAGGTATTTCGAACGAAGGAAAGTCTCTTGAAAGAAAATCTGGACCTTAAGGAAAAGTACATCGCATTACTTGAATCACGCCGTACCATGTCGTAG